One Ranitomeya imitator isolate aRanImi1 chromosome 4, aRanImi1.pri, whole genome shotgun sequence genomic window, TGAGGTTATGAAGGGGGAAGTAGAACCTGATGGCCACACACTTAACCCACCCTAGACCGCTAGGAGGGAACTAATAAGGGAACCACGTTCCGACAAGTTCTTGACGCAGGAcacacgtgcaaaaaaaaaaaaagggacacagtgaaaaaataaattaaataaatagtgGAAGGTGTTTTCAGTGCAAAACTGACTGGACCTCCCTTTGAGAATTTAAGAATTCTCCCATACTTGCAAGAAGGCCCTGATTAAGGGTGTGTGTTAAAGAAGTGTGAAAATTTGAAGTACGGTACTTGAGTAATGTCTCAAAATTCAAGTGGGGATTCTAATTCCAGTGAATTAAGGTACCACAGGGTCATCACTCATAGGGGCACTTCGCACCTCAGGGCTTTAAAACTTATCAAACCTAATGGCTTCGATCTTGAGGCAGGGTCACAGTTTCCACCAGATGACCAAACACAGTGTGCATGTTGTATCTATCTACTGAGACGGCCTTCAGACAAAAAACGCCTTTTCgaaagatactacacttgatcttagccaaaaggctgaGTACAGACAGCTGTTTTTGGGTTCCCTTCTGTCATCTGATAGGCTGGATAAGATGCCATAGGTGCAATTCAAGAATAGTACTGGCTCCTATTGAAGAGACTCGGTGATGTGTAAAGGCTCATGTACAGGCAGTGATCCATGGGATACAAGTATGCAGCTTAGCTCTCCTCCAAAATATCGAATGCTTGTCAGAAAAACATCCAAGTCAGCAGCACAGCATCCTTGGTTCATTAAACTCCTGCATTTTGTAGTTATTGGGTGGTGTTTGATATCACAGTGTCAGACCCCAGCCCAAAGATCCCAGAATAAGTCAGCCCAACAAGAGACCATAGGACACCCAAATAGCAAAATTAATGGTATATTTTTTTCAGCTCACAGTTGAATTCAGTGCAGCTTTAGGAGAATTAACGACACCATTAATTTTGCTATTTGGATAAGCGGTGGTCTCTTCTTGAGTAAAAGCTATGTCATAACCACCAAACCACAAACTCTTGGTGTAATAATTCTTACCATGGATATTCTAGTTGAAACCCAATGAGACATGTTGCAGTAAAGCTGCAGCTATGAGTTGAGGTTTGTTACCTAGCAATCTTTGAACTCGAGAAACGAAAATATTATTTTCACTTATTAACGTGTGTACTGTATCTTCTATATGTAGAGATTATTGTGAGAGAAACATTAACTCCTTGTTTCCACTTACAGGCCATGAACTTCCAGAAGACAGCCAAAATTGTGGAACGTAAAACGTACTGGGAGAAATGGCGCTGGTACCTTATTTTTGGAGGGATAGTTATTTTGGTTGTAATTATCATAATTGTTATTATTGCTATTCAGTTCACTGGGGGTGAAAGTGAAGGGGCATCACCGGCAGAAGAGAGGGCAACTGACCCGGACGATACAAATGGTTGACTCCCCAACTTCTCAAACCATGGAATAACATAGAGATTAGGACAAAAGAAATATGGAAGCCATCTCTGATAACACCGAGAAAGATCTGCAGAATGTTCTTCTTCCATGACTTACAATCTATTCTCAATGCAATGCGTCACTCTCTAAAAAACAGTATGTTTAGACCTCACAACTGCCCAATGAATGTGAGCATGAAGGTCTCAGATGACCCTCCATCCTGCCATGGTGTGAAGCTTTTTCCTAGAACACTGAGGAACATGAGAAGAAAATGTTTATGGTCCTGCAGATTATTTTTGTGTATTGGTTTTGTATGTATGACTATATTGTGCCAGAAGAGCTCTCAAAGTCCAAGGACAATGCACTGATGCCCTGAAGTTCAGATTGTCCTTTAAAgagacaaccctaaccctaaagtctATATTCTCTCCATGTGCTGGCGGAATAGAGACTGTCAGTTTCTGTTATTGGCGACTTTAGGTTTGGCTTACTGCCAGGAAGAATACAGCCTATGATATTATCTTTATCTCATGTTCCATTCTGATGATCTCCCAAAATGTTATTACATATTAAAAGTTGCTTTTATAAGATAAGGCTTTATAAACTACCTACTTTGGGTTTGGTGTTCTTTTAATAGAAAAGACAAATTTCTTCTAACTATatgtaaaggggttatctgggaatTTGCTTATTTTTTTCTATGGGGCTAAGTTCTTATAAGCAGGTAGCTGCTGACTACTTGCCTGTTGTGCCCTGCACCGATCTCTGCTGGCTCAAGGTGGTCACAGCGATTCTGCCAACAAAACAGCTCTTCCGCTCTGTTGACACAATGTTGCcgccaacatcatgctgattgacatccgCCACCCCCCACAGTTTAGTAGCAGGGAGCTGGCCGTTAATCAGCAAGACATCAGCAATCAAACTACTTTGTCCATGTGACATCAACAGAAGCTGCAGAATCGTGGAAGGGATCCTTGACCGCTCTGAGCCTGCAAAGATCAGCGCTGGGCAG contains:
- the VAMP5 gene encoding vesicle-associated membrane protein 5; the protein is MTSQKLEQCQRNAEEVKILMKDNVDKIFEREGKLDNLEVRADELKDMAMNFQKTAKIVERKTYWEKWRWYLIFGGIVILVVIIIIVIIAIQFTGGESEGASPAEERATDPDDTNG